The following proteins are co-located in the Oncorhynchus clarkii lewisi isolate Uvic-CL-2024 chromosome 30, UVic_Ocla_1.0, whole genome shotgun sequence genome:
- the LOC139389955 gene encoding ubiquitin recognition factor in ER-associated degradation protein 1-like isoform X4, producing the protein MFSFNMFDHPMPRTFQNRFSTQYRCYSVSMLAGPNDRSDVEKGGKIIMPPSALDQLSRLNITYPMLFKLTNKNSDRMTHCGVLEFVADEGICYLPHWMMQNLLLEEGGLVQVESVNLMVATYSKFQPQSPDFLDITNPKAVLENALRNFACLTTGDVVAINYNEKIYELRVMETKPDKAVSIIECDMNVDFDAPLGYKEPERCYKAPEEPTDEEGDPNTWTEMDMRFRAFTGSGNRLDGKKKGIEPSPVPIDPSDIKRGIPNYEYKVGRITFIRNSRPLPRKTTEDDSEFIAFSGEGKSLRKKGGRKL; encoded by the exons ATG TTTTCCTTCAACATGTTTGACCACCCGATGCCACGGACTTTCCAAAACCGCTTCTCCACTCAATACCGCTGCTACTCTGTGTCCATGCTAGCGGGTCCCAACGACCGGTCTGATGTGGAGAAAGGAGGAAAAA TTATAATGCCGCCATCTGCACTTGACCAACTAA GCAGACTTAACATCACCTACCCCATGTTGTTCAAACTTACCAACAAGAACTCCGACAGAATGACACACTGTGGTGTCCTGGAGTTTGTAGCAGATGAGGGGATTTGCTACCTGCCACACTGG ATGATGCAGAATCTCCTGCTGGAGGAAGGGGGCCTGGTCCAGGTGGAGAGTGTGAACCTCATGGTGGCCACATACTCCAAGTTCCAGCCACAGAGCCCAGACTTCCTGGACATCACTAACCCCAAAGCAGT GTTGGAAAATGCCTTGAGAAACTTTGCCTGCTTAACTACAGGAGATGTTGTCGCAATTAACTACAATGAAAAG ATCTATGAACTGCGAGTGATGGAGACTAAGCCAGACAAGGCCGTATCTATCATTGAATGTGATATGAAT GTGGACTTTGATGCGCCGCTTGGTTACAAAGAACCAGAGAGGTGTTACAAAGCACCAGAGGAGCCCACA GATGAGGAAGGAGACCCCAACACTTGGACTGAAATGGACATGAGATTCAGA GCTTTCACAGGTTCAGGCAATCGTCTGGATGGCAAAAAGAAAGGCATCGAGCCCAGCCCCGTCCCCATCGATCCCAGTGACATTAAAAG AGGGATTCCTAACTATGAGTACAAGGTTGGCAGGATCACCTTCATCAGAAACTCTAGGCCTCTGCCCAGGAAAACAACAGAGGAT GATTCGGAATTCATCGCCTTCTCTGGTGAGGGAAAGTCACTTCGCAAGAAGGGTGGCAGAAAGCTTTGA
- the LOC139389955 gene encoding ubiquitin recognition factor in ER-associated degradation protein 1-like isoform X3 yields the protein MFSFNMFDHPMPRTFQNRFSTQYRCYSVSMLAGPNDRSDVEKGGKIIMPPSALDQLSRLNITYPMLFKLTNKNSDRMTHCGVLEFVADEGICYLPHWMMQNLLLEEGGLVQVESVNLMVATYSKFQPQSPDFLDITNPKAVLENALRNFACLTTGDVVAINYNEKIYELRVMETKPDKAVSIIECDMNVDFDAPLGYKEPERCYKAPEEPTDEEGDPNTWTEMDMRFRAFTGSGNRLDGKKKGIEPSPVPIDPSDIKRGIPNYEYKVGRITFIRNSRPLPRKTTEDEDSEFIAFSGEGKSLRKKGGRKL from the exons ATG TTTTCCTTCAACATGTTTGACCACCCGATGCCACGGACTTTCCAAAACCGCTTCTCCACTCAATACCGCTGCTACTCTGTGTCCATGCTAGCGGGTCCCAACGACCGGTCTGATGTGGAGAAAGGAGGAAAAA TTATAATGCCGCCATCTGCACTTGACCAACTAA GCAGACTTAACATCACCTACCCCATGTTGTTCAAACTTACCAACAAGAACTCCGACAGAATGACACACTGTGGTGTCCTGGAGTTTGTAGCAGATGAGGGGATTTGCTACCTGCCACACTGG ATGATGCAGAATCTCCTGCTGGAGGAAGGGGGCCTGGTCCAGGTGGAGAGTGTGAACCTCATGGTGGCCACATACTCCAAGTTCCAGCCACAGAGCCCAGACTTCCTGGACATCACTAACCCCAAAGCAGT GTTGGAAAATGCCTTGAGAAACTTTGCCTGCTTAACTACAGGAGATGTTGTCGCAATTAACTACAATGAAAAG ATCTATGAACTGCGAGTGATGGAGACTAAGCCAGACAAGGCCGTATCTATCATTGAATGTGATATGAAT GTGGACTTTGATGCGCCGCTTGGTTACAAAGAACCAGAGAGGTGTTACAAAGCACCAGAGGAGCCCACA GATGAGGAAGGAGACCCCAACACTTGGACTGAAATGGACATGAGATTCAGA GCTTTCACAGGTTCAGGCAATCGTCTGGATGGCAAAAAGAAAGGCATCGAGCCCAGCCCCGTCCCCATCGATCCCAGTGACATTAAAAG AGGGATTCCTAACTATGAGTACAAGGTTGGCAGGATCACCTTCATCAGAAACTCTAGGCCTCTGCCCAGGAAAACAACAGAGGAT GAGGATTCGGAATTCATCGCCTTCTCTGGTGAGGGAAAGTCACTTCGCAAGAAGGGTGGCAGAAAGCTTTGA
- the LOC139389955 gene encoding ubiquitin recognition factor in ER-associated degradation protein 1-like isoform X1, which yields MFSFNMFDHPMPRTFQNRFSTQYRCYSVSMLAGPNDRSDVEKGGKIIMPPSALDQLSRLNITYPMLFKLTNKNSDRMTHCGVLEFVADEGICYLPHWMMQNLLLEEGGLVQVESVNLMVATYSKFQPQSPDFLDITNPKAVLENALRNFACLTTGDVVAINYNEKIYELRVMETKPDKAVSIIECDMNVDFDAPLGYKEPERCYKAPEEPTDEEGDPNTWTEMDMRFRAFTGSGNRLDGKKKGIEPSPVPIDPSDIKRGIPNYEYKVGRITFIRNSRPLPRKTTEDEDSEFIAFSGINKALLSFDHIVMVLPMVSMLKAHQKKWNVIGTVVRVQSCWYELIQRQQPFPFTTI from the exons ATG TTTTCCTTCAACATGTTTGACCACCCGATGCCACGGACTTTCCAAAACCGCTTCTCCACTCAATACCGCTGCTACTCTGTGTCCATGCTAGCGGGTCCCAACGACCGGTCTGATGTGGAGAAAGGAGGAAAAA TTATAATGCCGCCATCTGCACTTGACCAACTAA GCAGACTTAACATCACCTACCCCATGTTGTTCAAACTTACCAACAAGAACTCCGACAGAATGACACACTGTGGTGTCCTGGAGTTTGTAGCAGATGAGGGGATTTGCTACCTGCCACACTGG ATGATGCAGAATCTCCTGCTGGAGGAAGGGGGCCTGGTCCAGGTGGAGAGTGTGAACCTCATGGTGGCCACATACTCCAAGTTCCAGCCACAGAGCCCAGACTTCCTGGACATCACTAACCCCAAAGCAGT GTTGGAAAATGCCTTGAGAAACTTTGCCTGCTTAACTACAGGAGATGTTGTCGCAATTAACTACAATGAAAAG ATCTATGAACTGCGAGTGATGGAGACTAAGCCAGACAAGGCCGTATCTATCATTGAATGTGATATGAAT GTGGACTTTGATGCGCCGCTTGGTTACAAAGAACCAGAGAGGTGTTACAAAGCACCAGAGGAGCCCACA GATGAGGAAGGAGACCCCAACACTTGGACTGAAATGGACATGAGATTCAGA GCTTTCACAGGTTCAGGCAATCGTCTGGATGGCAAAAAGAAAGGCATCGAGCCCAGCCCCGTCCCCATCGATCCCAGTGACATTAAAAG AGGGATTCCTAACTATGAGTACAAGGTTGGCAGGATCACCTTCATCAGAAACTCTAGGCCTCTGCCCAGGAAAACAACAGAGGAT GAGGATTCGGAATTCATCGCCTTCTCTG GAATCAACAAGGCGTTACTCTCTTTTGATCATATTGTAATGGTCTTGCCCATGGTAAGCATGTTAAAAGCACATCAAAAAAAATGGAATGTTATTGGGACTGTGGTTAGAGTCCAGAGTTGCTGGTATGAGCTCATTCAAAGACAGCAACCCTTTCCTTTCACTACAATATGA
- the LOC139389955 gene encoding ubiquitin recognition factor in ER-associated degradation protein 1-like isoform X2, producing the protein MFSFNMFDHPMPRTFQNRFSTQYRCYSVSMLAGPNDRSDVEKGGKIIMPPSALDQLSRLNITYPMLFKLTNKNSDRMTHCGVLEFVADEGICYLPHWMMQNLLLEEGGLVQVESVNLMVATYSKFQPQSPDFLDITNPKAVLENALRNFACLTTGDVVAINYNEKIYELRVMETKPDKAVSIIECDMNVDFDAPLGYKEPERCYKAPEEPTDEEGDPNTWTEMDMRFRAFTGSGNRLDGKKKGIEPSPVPIDPSDIKRGIPNYEYKVGRITFIRNSRPLPRKTTEDDSEFIAFSGINKALLSFDHIVMVLPMVSMLKAHQKKWNVIGTVVRVQSCWYELIQRQQPFPFTTI; encoded by the exons ATG TTTTCCTTCAACATGTTTGACCACCCGATGCCACGGACTTTCCAAAACCGCTTCTCCACTCAATACCGCTGCTACTCTGTGTCCATGCTAGCGGGTCCCAACGACCGGTCTGATGTGGAGAAAGGAGGAAAAA TTATAATGCCGCCATCTGCACTTGACCAACTAA GCAGACTTAACATCACCTACCCCATGTTGTTCAAACTTACCAACAAGAACTCCGACAGAATGACACACTGTGGTGTCCTGGAGTTTGTAGCAGATGAGGGGATTTGCTACCTGCCACACTGG ATGATGCAGAATCTCCTGCTGGAGGAAGGGGGCCTGGTCCAGGTGGAGAGTGTGAACCTCATGGTGGCCACATACTCCAAGTTCCAGCCACAGAGCCCAGACTTCCTGGACATCACTAACCCCAAAGCAGT GTTGGAAAATGCCTTGAGAAACTTTGCCTGCTTAACTACAGGAGATGTTGTCGCAATTAACTACAATGAAAAG ATCTATGAACTGCGAGTGATGGAGACTAAGCCAGACAAGGCCGTATCTATCATTGAATGTGATATGAAT GTGGACTTTGATGCGCCGCTTGGTTACAAAGAACCAGAGAGGTGTTACAAAGCACCAGAGGAGCCCACA GATGAGGAAGGAGACCCCAACACTTGGACTGAAATGGACATGAGATTCAGA GCTTTCACAGGTTCAGGCAATCGTCTGGATGGCAAAAAGAAAGGCATCGAGCCCAGCCCCGTCCCCATCGATCCCAGTGACATTAAAAG AGGGATTCCTAACTATGAGTACAAGGTTGGCAGGATCACCTTCATCAGAAACTCTAGGCCTCTGCCCAGGAAAACAACAGAGGAT GATTCGGAATTCATCGCCTTCTCTG GAATCAACAAGGCGTTACTCTCTTTTGATCATATTGTAATGGTCTTGCCCATGGTAAGCATGTTAAAAGCACATCAAAAAAAATGGAATGTTATTGGGACTGTGGTTAGAGTCCAGAGTTGCTGGTATGAGCTCATTCAAAGACAGCAACCCTTTCCTTTCACTACAATATGA
- the LOC139389751 gene encoding cell division control protein 45 homolog yields MFITDIRKEFYDVVVNQRVALLVSSDIDALCACKILQALFHCDQVQYTLVPVTGWQDLGTAFLEHKEQFRCFVLINCGANVDLLETLQPEEDSIFFICDTHRPVDVVNVYNDTQVKLMIKQDDDLGVPSYDDIFRDEEEEGGNDSGNESDGGSEPSGKRRRYDEGEVERRIERQRATREWEARRREILFDYEQYEYHGTSAAMVIFELAWVLTKDTKDMLWWAIIGLTDQLVHDKITHMKYVTDIATLQRHVSRHNHRNEDEDNSLSIDCMRISFEYDLRLALYQHWSLFESICNSSYTSCNFKLWSMHGQKKLQEFLADMGLPLKQVKQKFNSMDMSVKENLREVIEESSNKYGMKDIRIQTFGVHFGFKNHFLASDVVHATAALLESTEKDDSPGDNFIKALDCLSRSNLERLHGGIDLAKKKLMAIQQTVASCICTNLILSQGPFLYCYLLEGTPDVKLFSKPMALTLLCKYLLKAFVRSTRNKRCKLLPLIIAAPMDVEKRTVIVLGIPPESETSDKKNFFGRAFEKAAESTSSRTLHDHFDTSIIELKMEDRTKFLDALITLLS; encoded by the exons ATGTTTATTACGGACATAAGAAAGGAATTCTACGACGTTGTTGTCAACCAG AGAGTTGCCCTCCTGGTGTCATCTGATATCGATGCACTCTGCGCCTGTAAGATATTACAG GCACTGTTTCACTGTGACCAGGTCCAGTACACCTTGGTGCCAGTGACAGGTTGGCAAGACCTTGGTACCGCCTTCTTAGAGCACAAGGAGCAG TTCCGCTGTTTTGTCCTGATCAACTGTGGGGCCAATGTTGATCTCCTGGAGACCCTTCAGCCAGAGGAAGATTCCATCTTCTTCatctgtgacacacacagacctgtGGATGTAGTTAATGTCTACAATGACACCCAG GTGAAGCTGATGATAAAGCAGGATGATGACCTTGGAGTGCCCTCCTATGATGACATCTTccgtgatgaagaggaggaaggtggCAATGACTCTGGGAATGAGAGTGACGGAGGTTCTGAGCCTTCTGGGAAACGGAGGCGATACGATGAG GGGGAAGTGGAGAGGAGGATTGAGCGACAGAGAGCAACGAGAGAGTGGGAGGCAAGGAG ACGTGAGATCCTGTTTGACTATGAGCAATATGAATACCATGGGACTTCG gCTGCAATGGTGATATTTGAGCTGGCATGGGTCCTGACTAAGGACACTAAAGATATGCTGTG GTGGGCCATCATTGGGCTGACTGACCAGTTGGTTCATGATAAAATCACTCA TATGAAGTATGTAACAGACATCGCTACTCTGCAGCGCCACGTCTCACGTCACAACCACCGGAACGAGGATGAGGATAATTCTCTCTCTATCGACTGCATGAGGATCTCCTTCGAGTACGA TCTGCGTCTGGCCCTGTACCAGCACTGGTCTCTGTTTGAGAGTATCTGTAACTCCTCTTACACCTCCTGCAACTTTAAGCTCTGGTCAATGCATGGCCAGAAGAAACTCCAGGAGTTCCTCGCTGACATGGG CCTGCCCCTGAAGCAGGTGAAGCAGAAGTTCAACTCCATGGACATGTCAGTCAAAGAAAACCTGCGAGAAGTTATAGAAGAATCCTCCAACAAATACGG TATGAAGGACATCCGTATCCAGACTTTCGGCGTTCACTTTGGCTTCAAGAACCATTTCCTGGCCAGTGATGTCGTGCACGCTACTGCCGCCCTGCTGGAGAGCACTGAGAAGGACGACAGCCCCGGCGACAACTTTATCAAGGCCCTCGACTGCCTCTCCAG GAGTAACCTGGAGCGTCTCCATGGTGGCATTGATTTGGCTAAGAAGAAGTTGATGGCCATCCAACAGACTGTAGCCAGTTGCATCTGCACCAACCTCATACTGTCACAGGGACCCTTCCTCTACTGCTACCTCTTGGAG GGAACTCCTGATGTGAAGCTGTTCTCCAAGCCCATGGCCTTGACCCTGCTCTGCAAGTACCTGCTCAAAGCCTTTGTCCGCTCT ACGAGGAATAAACGATGTAAGCTGCTGCCCTTGATCATAGCTGCTCCCATGGATGTGGAGAAGAGAACTGTCATCGTTCTAGGCATCCCACCTGAGTCTGAGACATCCGACAAGAAGAA TTTCTTTGGCCGTGCGTTTGAGAAAGCAGCAGAGAGCACCAGCTCCAGAACTCTCCACGACCACTTCGACACCTCTA TCATTGAGCTAAAGATGGAGGACAGGACTAAGTTTCTGGATGCCCTCATCACCCTGCTGTCCTAA